The Chryseobacterium indicum genome contains a region encoding:
- a CDS encoding outer membrane beta-barrel protein, which produces MKKAFSIALIGFSMLASAQISLAAKTNLIFPTGSPSWKNIKGTVNQAIEGEGKNNVGFNIGLSLKANLPASFFLMPELYYTTFKSDFTDPASNTTFDIKNNRLDLPVLIGHKVLGDFLGVYAGPVASYNLSKENTYNDFQENAKDNFTVGYQFGAQLEIKKFLVNARYEGAFSKDSRNFINKVSGQEIRYDNRPNLFMVGVGYKF; this is translated from the coding sequence ATGAAAAAGGCATTTAGTATAGCGTTAATAGGTTTTTCTATGTTGGCTTCCGCGCAGATTTCTCTTGCGGCGAAAACGAATTTAATTTTTCCTACAGGTTCTCCTTCTTGGAAAAATATTAAAGGAACCGTAAACCAGGCAATTGAAGGAGAAGGCAAAAATAATGTAGGTTTCAATATTGGTCTTTCTTTAAAGGCAAATCTTCCTGCCTCGTTCTTTCTAATGCCGGAATTGTATTATACTACTTTTAAAAGTGATTTTACAGATCCTGCATCAAATACCACTTTCGATATTAAAAATAACCGTTTGGACTTACCCGTATTAATCGGGCATAAAGTTTTAGGTGATTTTCTGGGAGTGTATGCAGGTCCGGTAGCGAGCTACAATTTGAGTAAAGAAAATACCTATAACGATTTTCAGGAAAACGCAAAAGACAATTTTACAGTAGGTTACCAGTTCGGAGCTCAGCTGGAAATTAAAAAATTTCTTGTGAATGCAAGATATGAAGGTGCTTTCAGTAAAGATTCCAGAAACTTTATCAACAAAGTTTCCGGACAGGAAATCCGATATGATAACAGACCGAATTTATTTATGGTAGGTGTCGGATATAAATTTTAA
- a CDS encoding DUF4251 domain-containing protein → MKKYISIICIFGFLMIFQNCSSQTATDSQSVTALINSDDFSFRAERATPTNYDVINIMSSMPNATATRILDLSGSNYSIDLRKDKLEVTLPYFGRVFNPTYGNTTQNSYRFTSKDFTVTKSQGKRGKSLIKIKVNDQSSVDEINIEVFKNGKAFTSIRSNDRQPISYDGYITKNEVQKEKL, encoded by the coding sequence ATGAAAAAGTATATTTCAATCATATGTATTTTTGGATTTCTGATGATCTTTCAGAACTGTTCTTCCCAAACCGCTACCGATTCTCAGAGTGTAACAGCTCTTATTAATTCTGATGATTTTTCTTTCCGTGCAGAAAGAGCAACACCCACCAATTATGACGTTATCAACATTATGAGCTCTATGCCGAATGCTACAGCAACCAGAATTCTGGATCTTTCGGGAAGTAATTATTCTATTGATCTGAGAAAGGATAAGCTGGAAGTAACGCTTCCTTATTTCGGAAGAGTTTTTAACCCTACTTATGGAAACACCACTCAAAACAGTTACAGATTTACTTCAAAAGATTTTACAGTGACTAAATCTCAAGGAAAGAGAGGAAAATCGCTCATCAAAATTAAAGTAAATGACCAGAGTTCGGTAGATGAAATTAATATTGAGGTTTTCAAAAACGGAAAGGCATTTACATCCATCAGAAGCAACGACAGACAGCCGATTTCTTACGACGGATACATTACAAAAAATGAAGTGCAGAAAGAAAAGCTTTAA
- a CDS encoding M48 family metallopeptidase: MKIKHIFGIGAIALSVAACTTNPITGRSSLQLANNSEIMTMSAQEYKTTLGKSKVISGTADAKRVVSVGSRIKSAAERYYQQIGRSADLANYKWEFNLLQSNELNAWCMPGGKVAVYTGILPVTKNENGLAVVMGHEVSHALAGHGNERISQAMIAQYGGQILGGSISNSQWASVFQQVYPIGSQVALLKYGRNQESEADQMGLYLMAMAGYDPREAIPFWNRMEAASTGARQPEFLSTHPNPETRISDINKNLPKALEYYKAAGGKM; the protein is encoded by the coding sequence ATGAAAATAAAACACATTTTTGGAATCGGAGCCATAGCTCTGTCGGTCGCTGCCTGTACTACAAACCCTATTACGGGAAGATCTTCTCTGCAGTTGGCAAATAACTCGGAAATTATGACCATGTCTGCTCAGGAATACAAAACAACACTAGGAAAATCCAAAGTGATTTCCGGAACTGCAGATGCAAAAAGAGTGGTAAGTGTAGGTTCCAGAATAAAGTCTGCTGCCGAAAGATATTATCAGCAAATTGGGCGTTCTGCAGATCTTGCGAACTACAAATGGGAATTTAATCTTCTTCAGAGTAACGAACTGAACGCATGGTGTATGCCGGGCGGAAAAGTTGCCGTTTATACAGGGATTTTACCGGTTACAAAGAATGAAAACGGACTAGCTGTCGTAATGGGACATGAAGTTTCTCACGCTTTGGCAGGACACGGAAATGAGAGAATTTCTCAGGCTATGATTGCACAGTACGGCGGACAGATTTTGGGAGGATCTATCTCAAATTCCCAGTGGGCAAGTGTTTTCCAGCAGGTTTACCCTATCGGTTCTCAGGTAGCTTTATTAAAATACGGAAGAAATCAGGAATCTGAGGCAGATCAGATGGGATTATATCTGATGGCAATGGCTGGTTACGATCCGAGAGAAGCAATCCCGTTCTGGAACAGGATGGAAGCTGCATCTACCGGAGCCAGACAACCGGAATTCCTTTCTACTCACCCGAATCCTGAGACAAGAATTTCAGATATTAATAAAAACCTGCCTAAAGCTTTGGAATATTACAAGGCTGCAGGAGGTAAAATGTAA
- a CDS encoding ABC transporter ATP-binding protein: MIEVKDLKKSFDEVEVLKGISTTFDKGKVNLIIGQSGSGKTVFLKSLLNVYQPTSGEILFDGKDINVMTREEKQHLRSEIGTVFQGSALFDSLTVEENIMFPLDMFTNLTFREKKKRVFDVIGRVHLDKANRKFPSEISGGMQKRVAIARAIVNNPKYLFCDEPNSGLDPYTSNVIDDLLLEITKEYNTTTIINTHDMNSVMTIGEKIVYLRLGIKEWEGNKDVLITAGNKNLIDFVYSSELFKELREYLLENNKTIDNTITKIEDNEKGI, encoded by the coding sequence ATGATTGAGGTAAAAGATCTTAAAAAGAGTTTTGATGAAGTTGAAGTACTTAAAGGAATTTCAACCACTTTTGATAAAGGAAAAGTAAACTTAATCATCGGACAGAGTGGCTCCGGAAAAACGGTTTTTCTTAAAAGTTTATTGAATGTTTATCAGCCAACATCGGGAGAAATTCTTTTCGACGGAAAAGATATTAACGTAATGACGCGTGAGGAAAAACAACATCTTCGTTCTGAAATCGGAACCGTATTTCAGGGAAGTGCTTTGTTTGATTCTTTAACGGTGGAAGAAAATATTATGTTTCCGCTGGATATGTTTACCAATTTAACATTCAGAGAAAAGAAAAAAAGGGTGTTTGATGTTATCGGAAGAGTACATCTTGATAAAGCCAACAGAAAATTCCCATCGGAAATTTCCGGCGGAATGCAGAAGCGTGTGGCGATTGCAAGAGCTATTGTAAATAATCCGAAATATCTTTTCTGTGACGAGCCCAATTCAGGGCTTGATCCTTATACGTCTAATGTAATTGATGATCTTCTGCTCGAAATTACCAAAGAGTATAACACGACAACTATTATCAATACCCACGATATGAATTCTGTAATGACAATTGGCGAAAAAATTGTTTACCTGAGACTTGGGATCAAAGAATGGGAAGGAAATAAGGATGTTCTGATTACGGCAGGCAATAAAAATCTCATTGATTTCGTTTATTCATCAGAGTTATTTAAAGAACTGAGAGAATATTTGCTTGAGAATAATAAAACGATTGATAACACAATTACAAAAATAGAAGATAATGAAAAAGGCATTTAG
- a CDS encoding MlaE family ABC transporter permease, translated as MLKKFFTAVGEYILLLGKSIQKPQKMRVFWKLFMREINDLGVNSFGLVIFTSIFVGAVVAIQMFNNFDASSFPIPPSFVGYATKAVLVLEFSPTIISLILAGKVGSYIASSIGTMRVSEQIDALDIMGVNSPNFLIFPKIIACVIFNPLLIAISIVFGIAGGYIAGILTGNWTTNDYVVGIQMYMPNLFIYYAFTKTIVFAFIIATVPSYFGYNVKGGSLEVGRASTQAVVWTMVFIILSELLLTQLILS; from the coding sequence ATGTTAAAAAAGTTTTTTACAGCTGTAGGAGAATACATCCTTCTTCTTGGTAAATCTATTCAGAAGCCTCAGAAAATGAGGGTTTTCTGGAAGCTGTTCATGAGAGAAATAAACGATTTGGGAGTCAACTCTTTTGGCTTGGTGATCTTCACTTCAATATTTGTGGGAGCAGTTGTTGCGATCCAGATGTTCAATAACTTCGATGCTTCATCTTTCCCGATTCCTCCTTCTTTCGTAGGATATGCCACGAAAGCGGTTTTGGTTCTGGAATTTTCCCCGACTATTATCAGTCTGATATTAGCCGGAAAAGTAGGCTCTTACATTGCTTCCAGTATCGGAACAATGAGGGTTTCCGAACAGATTGATGCTTTGGATATTATGGGTGTAAATTCTCCCAACTTTCTGATTTTCCCTAAAATTATTGCCTGTGTAATTTTTAATCCTTTATTAATTGCCATTAGTATTGTTTTTGGTATTGCAGGAGGATATATTGCAGGAATTTTAACGGGAAACTGGACGACAAACGATTATGTTGTGGGTATCCAAATGTATATGCCTAATCTGTTTATTTATTATGCATTTACCAAAACTATTGTTTTTGCCTTTATCATTGCAACAGTTCCTTCTTATTTTGGATATAACGTGAAAGGAGGATCGCTGGAAGTTGGTAGAGCAAGTACACAGGCTGTAGTCTGGACAATGGTATTTATTATCCTTTCGGAATTGTTATTAACCCAATTAATTTTAAGCTGA
- the meaB gene encoding methylmalonyl Co-A mutase-associated GTPase MeaB: MKFSTEELIEGIRSGNKRLIAKAITLVESKKAEHRTQAEELLKQIMPFTGNSVRVGVTGVPGAGKSTFIENFGRLAIANGKKVAVLAIDPSSAINKGSILGDKTRMEELAKEENAFIRPSPSSGFLGGVANTTFETMMICEAAGYDYILIETVGVGQSEVLVADITDVFLFLKIIGGGDELQGIKRGIMEMVDVIFINKVDQDNLQKAKNTRLELKRALDFIPPKEKDWKVPVLLGSALSNEGLNDVFEKINDFIDLKKKTNRFEEVRIQQAEKRFEYWVQEYILTMMKKNNSIEEAYIQHKKNASAMISNPSTEAKLFVEKFLSEQ; this comes from the coding sequence ATGAAATTTTCTACAGAAGAGCTAATAGAAGGAATAAGATCAGGTAATAAACGCCTGATCGCAAAAGCCATAACATTAGTTGAAAGTAAAAAAGCCGAGCACAGAACACAGGCAGAAGAACTCCTCAAACAAATCATGCCTTTCACGGGAAATTCGGTTAGAGTAGGAGTAACAGGAGTTCCGGGAGCCGGAAAATCTACATTCATTGAAAATTTCGGAAGATTGGCGATTGCCAATGGCAAAAAAGTGGCAGTTTTAGCCATCGATCCGAGTTCTGCCATCAATAAAGGAAGTATTTTGGGCGATAAAACCCGAATGGAAGAACTTGCCAAAGAAGAAAATGCATTTATCCGTCCTTCTCCAAGTTCAGGATTTTTAGGCGGAGTTGCCAATACCACTTTTGAAACCATGATGATCTGCGAAGCAGCAGGTTACGATTATATTCTCATCGAAACCGTTGGAGTAGGGCAGTCTGAAGTTTTGGTTGCCGATATTACGGATGTCTTTTTATTCTTAAAAATAATTGGCGGTGGCGACGAACTTCAGGGCATCAAGCGCGGAATTATGGAAATGGTAGATGTTATTTTCATCAATAAAGTCGATCAGGATAACCTTCAGAAAGCAAAAAATACCAGACTGGAATTAAAAAGAGCCTTAGATTTTATTCCGCCAAAAGAGAAAGACTGGAAAGTTCCTGTTTTGCTGGGTTCTGCTTTAAGCAATGAAGGTCTGAATGATGTTTTCGAAAAGATCAATGATTTTATAGATCTTAAAAAGAAAACCAACCGCTTCGAAGAAGTAAGAATTCAACAGGCAGAAAAGCGTTTTGAGTATTGGGTTCAGGAATATATTTTAACAATGATGAAAAAAAATAATTCTATCGAAGAAGCCTACATTCAGCACAAAAAAAATGCTTCAGCCATGATTTCTAATCCCAGTACCGAAGCAAAATTATTTGTTGAAAAATTTTTATCTGAGCAGTAA